Proteins encoded within one genomic window of Pirellulales bacterium:
- the cysK gene encoding cysteine synthase A, whose amino-acid sequence MATASETRLHDEITQCIGNTPLVKLRRVTDGCLATVYGKLESLNPLWSVKDRIAAAMIDAAEKQGKIKPDTVIIEPTSGNTGIGLAYVCAARGYKLAVTMPESMSLERRRMLKALGAELILTPAAEGMPGAMRKAEELAAQHKNYFVPHQFRNPANPEVHRKTTAEEIWRDTDGGVDIFVSAVGTGGTITGVGEVLKQRKPSVQIIAVEPTNSPVITQRRAGQELKPGKHTIQGIGAGFIPDVLNVEIIDDVVLVTDEDAMETSREMAKLEGFMCGISCGAAAWAAIQVAKRPENKGKMIVVILPDLGERYLSTKLFPE is encoded by the coding sequence ATGGCCACCGCATCGGAAACCCGTTTGCACGACGAAATCACCCAGTGCATCGGTAATACCCCATTGGTGAAGCTGCGACGGGTTACGGACGGCTGCCTAGCGACGGTGTACGGCAAGCTCGAAAGTTTGAATCCGCTGTGGAGTGTCAAGGACCGGATCGCCGCCGCCATGATCGATGCTGCTGAAAAGCAAGGCAAGATCAAGCCGGATACGGTCATCATCGAACCCACCAGCGGAAACACCGGGATCGGTTTGGCGTATGTGTGCGCGGCGCGCGGCTACAAGCTAGCCGTGACGATGCCCGAGAGCATGAGCCTGGAACGTCGACGCATGCTGAAGGCTTTGGGAGCCGAGTTGATTCTTACACCGGCGGCCGAAGGAATGCCCGGCGCCATGCGAAAGGCTGAAGAACTAGCCGCGCAGCACAAAAACTATTTCGTACCACATCAGTTTAGGAATCCGGCCAATCCCGAAGTCCACCGTAAGACAACGGCCGAAGAGATCTGGCGCGACACCGACGGCGGCGTGGATATCTTTGTTTCCGCGGTCGGAACCGGAGGCACGATAACCGGCGTCGGCGAAGTCCTTAAGCAACGCAAGCCGAGCGTGCAGATCATTGCCGTGGAACCGACCAATAGCCCGGTTATTACGCAGCGCCGCGCCGGCCAAGAACTCAAGCCTGGCAAGCATACGATCCAAGGGATCGGTGCCGGCTTCATCCCCGATGTTTTGAACGTCGAGATCATCGACGACGTGGTGTTGGTTACCGATGAGGACGCGATGGAAACTTCGCGGGAAATGGCCAAGCTCGAAGGATTCATGTGCGGCATCAGTTGCGGTGCTGCCGCCTGGGCGGCGATCCAGGTCGCTAAGCGGCCCGAGAACAAGGGGAAAATGATCGTCGTCATACTCCCCGACCTGGGCGAGCGCTACCTTTCGACGAAGCTGTTCCCGGAATGA
- the acs gene encoding acetate--CoA ligase, producing MAAQSSGRIDTVMHEDRLFPPPKEFATKARIDSLAAYDEMWREAAADIDSFWAKFASELHWFKPYQKVLEWHEPLAKWFVGGQTNASYNCLDAHLAGPRGNKAAIIWEGEPGDTRVLTYQMLHHEVCKFANALLKLGIRKGDVVSIYMPLVPELAISMLACARIGAIHSVIFGGFSSEAIADRNNDARAKLVITADGGWRRGQQLPLKANVDEALSKSPTVENCVVLRRIGNEVTMKPGRDHWWDELMAEVSAHCPAEPLDSETPLFILYTSGSTGKPKGIKHTTAGYQLFTKKTTEWVFDIRDEDVYWCTADCGWITGHSYVVYGPLSCGATVLMYEGAPNWPDEGRFWEIIERYRVSIFYTAPTAIRSFIKWGDRWVDGHDLSSLRLLGTVGEGINPEAWMWYHRKIGGERCPIVDTWWQTETGGIMMSPLPGAIATKPGSCTKPLPGIVPAIVDDRGRPVDAGQGGWLVITKPWPGMLRGIWGDDNRYAEQYWQKVPHNYLAGDNARQDKDGYYWIMGRIDDVLNVAGHRLSTIEIESALVSHPRVAEAAAVGRPDEVKGEAVAVFVTLKGGEATDALRDELKKHVRKEIGALAQPDDVRFTSALPKTRSGKIMRRLLRDIAAGKEIVGDTTTLEDYGVLAKLREDDE from the coding sequence ATGGCGGCACAGTCGAGCGGGCGAATCGACACGGTGATGCACGAGGACCGACTGTTCCCGCCACCGAAGGAGTTCGCTACCAAGGCGCGGATCGATTCGCTGGCCGCTTACGATGAAATGTGGCGTGAAGCGGCGGCCGACATCGACTCCTTTTGGGCCAAGTTCGCCAGCGAACTGCATTGGTTCAAACCGTATCAGAAGGTGCTCGAGTGGCACGAGCCGCTGGCCAAGTGGTTCGTCGGCGGGCAGACCAACGCCTCGTACAACTGCCTTGATGCGCATTTGGCTGGCCCGCGGGGCAACAAAGCCGCGATTATCTGGGAGGGTGAGCCGGGCGACACGCGCGTCCTCACTTACCAGATGCTGCACCACGAAGTCTGTAAGTTCGCCAACGCCCTGTTGAAGCTAGGGATTCGCAAAGGGGACGTGGTATCGATCTACATGCCGCTGGTGCCGGAACTCGCGATTTCGATGCTCGCCTGCGCGCGAATCGGGGCGATTCATTCTGTGATCTTTGGTGGATTCTCTAGCGAAGCAATTGCCGACCGCAATAACGACGCCCGAGCGAAGTTGGTCATTACCGCCGACGGCGGTTGGCGCCGCGGACAGCAATTGCCGCTGAAGGCCAACGTCGACGAAGCGCTGTCCAAAAGCCCCACGGTCGAGAATTGCGTCGTGCTGCGCCGCATCGGCAATGAAGTAACGATGAAGCCAGGACGCGACCATTGGTGGGACGAGTTAATGGCCGAAGTGTCGGCCCATTGCCCGGCTGAGCCGCTCGATAGTGAAACGCCGTTATTCATCCTCTACACCAGCGGCTCGACCGGTAAGCCCAAGGGGATCAAGCACACCACGGCCGGCTATCAATTGTTCACGAAAAAAACCACCGAATGGGTGTTCGACATTCGCGACGAGGACGTTTACTGGTGTACCGCCGATTGCGGCTGGATCACGGGCCATAGCTACGTCGTATATGGACCTCTCTCCTGCGGCGCGACCGTATTGATGTACGAGGGCGCGCCCAATTGGCCGGATGAGGGACGCTTTTGGGAAATCATCGAGCGTTATCGGGTTTCGATCTTTTACACGGCCCCAACGGCGATTCGATCGTTCATCAAATGGGGCGATCGCTGGGTCGATGGGCACGATCTTTCCAGCTTGCGGCTGCTAGGCACCGTCGGCGAAGGAATCAATCCCGAAGCCTGGATGTGGTATCACCGCAAAATTGGAGGTGAACGCTGCCCGATCGTCGATACCTGGTGGCAAACCGAAACGGGGGGCATCATGATGAGCCCGCTGCCTGGCGCCATTGCAACCAAACCGGGAAGTTGCACCAAACCACTGCCCGGAATCGTACCGGCGATCGTCGACGATCGTGGCCGACCCGTCGACGCAGGCCAGGGAGGTTGGCTCGTCATTACGAAGCCTTGGCCCGGCATGTTGCGCGGCATCTGGGGTGACGACAATCGCTATGCCGAGCAGTATTGGCAGAAAGTTCCCCACAACTACCTGGCCGGCGATAACGCGCGCCAAGACAAAGATGGCTACTACTGGATCATGGGGAGGATCGACGACGTTTTAAACGTCGCTGGCCATCGCTTGAGCACGATCGAAATCGAAAGCGCACTGGTCAGTCATCCGCGTGTGGCCGAGGCCGCTGCTGTCGGCCGCCCGGACGAAGTGAAAGGCGAGGCCGTCGCAGTGTTCGTCACGTTAAAAGGTGGTGAAGCCACGGACGCTCTGCGCGACGAGTTGAAAAAGCACGTACGGAAAGAGATCGGCGCGCTCGCCCAGCCGGATGACGTGCGATTTACGAGCGCCCTGCCCAAGACGCGCAGCGGCAAGATCATGCGCCGCCTGCTGCGCGACATCGCGGCCGGCAAGGAAATCGTCGGCGATACGACGACACTTGAAGATTACGGCGTGCTAGCCAAGCTGCGCGAGGACGACGAGTGA